A part of Halobacillus shinanisalinarum genomic DNA contains:
- a CDS encoding tripartite tricarboxylate transporter permease gives MDVSSFVEGLSIALEPINIMWIIIGGFLGTVVGMLPGLGPATAVAVLIPVTFGMNPVSAIILMAAIYYGAMYGGSRSSILLNTPGDGSAIAATFDGYPMAKKGQAGQALAISAVASFIGGMIAVVGFIFLAEPLANFALKFGPAEYFLLMLLTLSAIVALSIGKMVKGFLAMMIGLALSTVGIDTQTGVYRFTMGFPHLSEGIDFLIVIIGVYAIGEVLYNFLNIDQQKKEKKKVGKVWFSKEQWKRSKWPILRSGPLGFLVGVLPGAGGSIASMIGYTTEKQISKKPEEFGEGAVEGLAAPESANNAASVGAMIPLLTMGIPGSGTTAVMLGALIMLGLRPGPLLFEQQPETAWALINSMFIGNIALVIINILLVGLLVKILDTPAKVLYPIIVLLAFIGTYTLSYSTIDFFLLLVFGIFGLMMKVLDFPIAPLVLALIVGVDMEQNFRMALLSSNGSIGIFFSSGVSITLIILTLLSLLYPLIIKLVNKKRQNSQKDQITKSS, from the coding sequence ATGGATGTAAGTAGTTTTGTGGAAGGACTTTCGATTGCTTTAGAACCTATTAATATTATGTGGATTATTATTGGTGGGTTTCTAGGAACTGTTGTCGGAATGCTTCCCGGTCTAGGTCCAGCGACTGCTGTTGCCGTATTAATCCCCGTTACGTTTGGGATGAATCCAGTCAGTGCGATTATTTTAATGGCGGCTATCTATTACGGTGCGATGTATGGAGGCTCACGAAGCTCGATTCTCCTCAATACACCTGGTGATGGATCTGCGATTGCAGCGACATTTGATGGCTATCCCATGGCGAAAAAAGGGCAGGCCGGGCAAGCATTAGCGATATCTGCTGTTGCCTCCTTCATCGGGGGTATGATTGCCGTTGTCGGTTTTATCTTTCTCGCTGAACCCTTAGCCAACTTTGCTCTAAAGTTCGGCCCGGCAGAATATTTTCTATTAATGCTGCTCACCCTGTCAGCCATTGTCGCTCTATCGATTGGAAAAATGGTCAAAGGGTTTCTAGCTATGATGATTGGACTTGCCTTAAGTACAGTTGGTATCGACACCCAAACAGGTGTATATCGATTTACAATGGGCTTCCCCCATTTAAGTGAGGGCATCGATTTTCTAATTGTCATCATTGGTGTGTATGCCATTGGCGAAGTTCTCTATAATTTTCTTAACATTGACCAACAAAAAAAGGAAAAGAAAAAAGTTGGCAAGGTTTGGTTTTCAAAGGAACAATGGAAACGATCTAAATGGCCAATCTTGCGGAGCGGTCCTTTAGGGTTCCTGGTCGGTGTACTACCTGGAGCCGGGGGTTCGATCGCATCAATGATTGGTTATACCACCGAAAAACAAATTTCTAAAAAACCCGAGGAATTTGGGGAAGGTGCTGTTGAAGGCCTAGCAGCGCCGGAGTCAGCTAACAACGCTGCCTCTGTAGGTGCCATGATCCCGCTTCTTACGATGGGAATCCCTGGTTCCGGAACAACGGCCGTCATGCTTGGTGCGCTCATTATGCTTGGTTTAAGACCGGGCCCACTATTATTCGAACAACAGCCCGAGACAGCTTGGGCATTAATCAATAGTATGTTTATTGGAAATATAGCCTTAGTTATTATCAACATCCTTCTTGTAGGGTTGCTTGTCAAAATCCTTGATACACCGGCAAAAGTGCTCTACCCAATCATTGTCTTGTTAGCTTTTATTGGAACCTACACATTAAGCTATTCAACGATCGACTTTTTCTTACTCCTTGTATTTGGAATTTTCGGTTTAATGATGAAGGTTCTTGATTTTCCGATTGCACCACTTGTGCTTGCCTTAATCGTCGGAGTTGATATGGAGCAAAACTTTCGGATGGCCCTATTATCATCAAATGGAAGCATCGGCATCTTCTTCTCTTCTGGAGTAAGCATTACCTTGATCATACTTACATTGTTGTCACTGTTATATCCGCTTATTATTAAGCTCGTTAATAAAAAAAGACAAAATAGCCAAAAAGATCAAATCACAAAATCTTCCTGA
- a CDS encoding response regulator: MFRVVIAEDDFRVAQIHEEFLAKEKKMQLVGKASNAKETLQLLEEHSVDLLLLDVYMPDELGTELLHKIRERHPRVDMIMITAATDKAFLEKAINYGVQDYLIKPVTIQQFQESLARYQKKKNMLQSTEEVNQDILEQVFGSGSGQKEQDVPSLPTGIDFRTLEKIKTILMRENDGITSEKAGERIGASRTTARRYLEYLVGINEASVEQVYGIVGRPERRYYSNQQID, encoded by the coding sequence ATGTTTCGTGTAGTCATTGCAGAGGATGATTTCCGGGTTGCGCAAATTCATGAGGAATTCTTAGCCAAAGAAAAAAAGATGCAGTTAGTAGGTAAGGCAAGTAACGCAAAAGAGACCTTGCAGTTATTAGAAGAGCATTCAGTCGACCTGCTGTTGCTCGATGTCTATATGCCTGATGAGCTCGGAACCGAATTATTGCACAAAATTAGAGAACGGCACCCTCGTGTCGATATGATTATGATTACAGCTGCAACAGACAAGGCGTTTTTAGAAAAGGCGATCAATTATGGTGTGCAAGATTACTTAATAAAGCCAGTAACGATCCAACAATTTCAAGAATCGCTGGCTCGTTATCAAAAGAAGAAAAACATGCTCCAATCAACGGAGGAAGTCAATCAGGACATTCTTGAACAAGTATTCGGTTCTGGCTCGGGGCAAAAAGAACAAGATGTCCCTTCCCTCCCTACTGGCATTGACTTTAGAACACTAGAAAAAATAAAGACCATTCTTATGCGGGAAAATGATGGAATCACTTCTGAAAAAGCTGGAGAAAGAATCGGTGCATCGAGAACAACTGCCCGAAGATACCTGGAGTATCTAGTAGGGATAAATGAAGCATCTGTTGAACAAGTTTATGGAATTGTTGGCCGTCCTGAACGTCGCTATTACAGCAACCAACAAATTGATTAA
- a CDS encoding aminotransferase family protein, with amino-acid sequence MKQLIDLDKKHFIHPTSSIKQQQEQGAKSIIKEGDGIYLKDFNGKTFIDAMSSLWNVNIGHGRKELAEAAKQQMETLAFSSAFSTFSHEPAIQLAEKIAAISPGNLNAVFFTSGGSESNDSAFKLVRHFWKLKGEPQRNKIIALKKGYHGVASASTSATGIPEFWEMADLTVPGFIHAESPYEQGTEKSIRSIREKIESEGRENIAAFIAEPVQGAGGVLIPPDDYFKEVRQLCDEYGILFIADEVITGFGRTGKMFGLEHCGVVPDMMTFAKGVTSGYIPFGGVVVSDPIHNVLKEKSTGTLFHGFTYSGHPTAAAVALKNIEIIEQEGLVANSQAMGDELLKGFKQMKQQLDIVGDVRTTGLLGAMELVEDPETNKRFSADLKVAPEVIEALHERGVICRAVTYEGTDIICFAPPLIINKTQIQTLLEKLHDAVLAVQKQLGDRVSQ; translated from the coding sequence TTGAAACAATTAATTGATTTGGACAAAAAGCATTTTATTCACCCTACTTCTTCCATTAAACAGCAACAGGAACAAGGAGCAAAATCTATTATTAAGGAAGGAGATGGTATTTATCTAAAAGACTTTAACGGAAAGACTTTTATAGATGCCATGTCCTCCTTATGGAATGTCAATATTGGTCATGGAAGAAAAGAACTGGCTGAAGCGGCCAAACAACAAATGGAAACGTTGGCTTTCAGCTCGGCGTTTTCAACCTTTAGTCATGAACCGGCTATTCAGTTGGCAGAAAAAATCGCAGCGATCTCTCCGGGCAACTTAAATGCTGTATTTTTTACGTCTGGAGGATCTGAGTCCAATGATTCGGCCTTCAAATTGGTTCGGCATTTCTGGAAACTAAAAGGGGAGCCCCAGCGCAATAAAATCATTGCTCTTAAAAAGGGATATCACGGTGTAGCTAGCGCGTCCACAAGTGCGACAGGAATTCCTGAGTTTTGGGAAATGGCTGATTTAACGGTGCCAGGTTTTATCCATGCCGAGTCCCCATATGAACAAGGTACGGAAAAATCAATCCGTTCGATTCGTGAAAAGATTGAAAGCGAAGGCCGGGAGAACATCGCCGCTTTTATAGCAGAACCAGTGCAAGGTGCGGGCGGTGTTTTGATTCCACCTGATGATTATTTTAAAGAAGTCCGCCAGCTGTGTGACGAATATGGAATTTTGTTTATTGCCGATGAGGTCATTACGGGGTTTGGACGTACAGGGAAAATGTTTGGTTTGGAACACTGTGGCGTGGTTCCTGACATGATGACGTTTGCTAAAGGAGTAACAAGCGGCTATATTCCGTTTGGCGGTGTAGTGGTCTCAGATCCGATTCATAACGTGTTGAAGGAAAAATCAACGGGCACGCTCTTCCACGGTTTTACGTATAGCGGCCATCCCACAGCGGCGGCAGTAGCTTTGAAAAATATCGAGATCATTGAACAGGAAGGCTTGGTTGCCAACTCACAGGCCATGGGGGATGAACTGCTAAAAGGGTTTAAGCAAATGAAACAGCAATTGGATATTGTTGGCGATGTGCGCACCACTGGCCTACTTGGGGCGATGGAACTGGTCGAGGATCCTGAAACCAACAAACGATTTTCTGCTGATTTAAAAGTAGCTCCGGAAGTGATTGAGGCGCTACATGAAAGAGGGGTCATATGCCGGGCGGTGACCTACGAAGGTACAGATATTATTTGTTTTGCGCCACCGTTGATTATTAATAAAACTCAAATTCAAACATTGCTGGAAAAATTGCATGATGCGGTATTGGCTGTGCAAAAGCAGCTCGGTGACCGCGTGTCGCAATAA
- a CDS encoding SLC13 family permease has product MNKRPLLLALAFIIYLLFFTPIFIWDIKLQAIAALAIIQILWIGRVFPLAYSSLLFFLLLSFHFFTYSETLAYFSSEIVWLLFATFIISHAFIETGLASRVSFQLLKISGGSGRGLILISFFLMLVLSVLIPSNVGKANLVTSVLDRLLKNLKEINEGKNLAKALFIGISYLAAISGAFVATGASSTIYTFGLFSSISTNLNYLTWILYFAPPILVFIILLWLIFLHYFPPENIDKQHLLQLLEERLAELGRLSLAEKKVITIMGLTLILWATQTLHGFSIPLVGLLGAVLTIFPRIGVWKWEQAKKSINWDMMLFFASTLMVSGMLIKTGTIEWIADFLVYSVSSQSAILVLLILVLCTALIRIIFVNILGFLTIMIPLSINIGESLTGFSPLVVAMAVFLTGIPGFFLITQSPVHLISYSYGYFTDRDLLKVGIPYRSYG; this is encoded by the coding sequence ATGAACAAAAGACCACTATTATTAGCGCTAGCATTCATCATCTATTTATTGTTTTTTACGCCGATTTTCATCTGGGATATCAAACTGCAGGCGATCGCGGCCCTAGCCATCATTCAAATCCTATGGATCGGCCGCGTTTTCCCATTAGCGTATAGCTCCCTATTATTTTTCCTGCTGCTATCGTTTCATTTTTTTACGTACTCGGAAACCTTAGCCTACTTTAGTTCGGAAATTGTATGGCTTTTATTTGCGACCTTTATTATTTCACACGCTTTTATCGAAACAGGACTCGCAAGCCGTGTTTCTTTTCAATTGTTAAAAATATCTGGAGGCTCCGGCCGAGGCTTGATTCTGATTTCTTTTTTCCTAATGCTCGTTCTATCGGTTTTAATCCCATCAAACGTAGGCAAAGCCAACCTTGTCACGTCAGTACTTGATCGCTTACTTAAAAATTTAAAGGAAATTAACGAAGGGAAAAACTTAGCAAAAGCCTTATTTATTGGGATAAGCTATTTAGCTGCTATTTCAGGGGCCTTTGTCGCTACGGGAGCAAGCTCAACGATCTATACATTTGGCCTTTTCTCAAGTATTTCAACGAACCTGAACTATCTTACGTGGATCCTGTACTTCGCTCCCCCTATTCTCGTATTTATCATCTTGTTATGGCTTATCTTTCTGCATTACTTTCCACCAGAAAACATTGATAAACAGCATTTGCTGCAATTACTAGAAGAACGATTAGCAGAATTAGGCCGACTAAGTCTAGCAGAGAAAAAAGTTATTACTATTATGGGGTTAACGTTAATTCTATGGGCCACACAAACACTGCACGGCTTCTCCATCCCTCTCGTCGGTTTGTTAGGGGCCGTATTAACCATCTTCCCAAGAATAGGTGTTTGGAAATGGGAACAAGCTAAGAAATCTATCAATTGGGACATGATGCTGTTCTTTGCAAGCACACTCATGGTATCAGGTATGCTGATCAAAACCGGAACGATTGAATGGATCGCTGACTTTCTTGTCTATTCCGTATCATCACAATCAGCTATTCTTGTCCTATTGATCTTAGTTCTATGTACCGCACTGATTAGAATTATTTTTGTGAATATCCTAGGTTTTCTAACCATAATGATCCCGTTATCTATTAATATAGGTGAGAGTCTGACTGGTTTTTCACCGTTGGTTGTAGCGATGGCTGTATTCCTGACTGGGATACCAGGATTTTTTTTGATTACGCAGTCACCTGTGCATTTGATTAGTTATTCTTATGGATATTTTACGGATCGGGATTTGCTTAAAGTAGGGATCCCCTATCGATCGTATGGATAA
- a CDS encoding sensor histidine kinase, whose amino-acid sequence MEKLLRVSLQIKILGLVIVLLLLVLSLVTFMVAYMESNEDVENAENLALQTAQTLSYMPVVQDSFLSNRPTDEMNHIADQIRDQVDASAIKIANRTGDIYGYSGQESTFSASREDYYRALVFGSNYVIHTQEDHHKILKGISPIIVDYGDYRQVEGSVSVEFQMESIHNEIAADIKKIIMASGAVFLFGIAGSFLLSKSIRKDTLGLEPFEISALYRERNAVLQSVKEGMIAFDHYGTITMINLSARELLDLPRIVEGQNVYNVISSPKLLDLVNADKGLVNKELQYKDKTVIINSNPITEDGKRTGTVVSFRDKTEIKKMIDAISEVRQYSEDLRAQAHEFTSKLYVILGLIQLGKYEEAIQLIQEEAHTQEKVTEMFFKDIRDEKIQAILLGKFAKASEKKINFTIEDGSSLDPLPEHIHLSPLIVMLGNLINNAFEAVSDQKNKDVSFFVTDLGNDIVFEIADRGKGLKEGMEQHIFQKGISSKGDNRGYGLANVREEVDMLKGSIEISSREHEGTIFTIILPKSVCSKS is encoded by the coding sequence ATGGAAAAGCTTCTAAGAGTTTCACTTCAGATCAAAATCTTAGGATTAGTGATCGTTCTACTATTGCTTGTTTTAAGTCTAGTTACCTTCATGGTCGCCTATATGGAGTCTAATGAGGATGTTGAAAACGCGGAAAACTTGGCACTTCAAACAGCCCAAACCCTTTCTTATATGCCTGTGGTCCAGGACTCGTTCCTATCAAACAGGCCCACAGATGAAATGAACCACATTGCCGATCAGATTAGGGATCAAGTGGATGCCTCAGCTATTAAAATTGCCAATCGAACGGGTGATATCTACGGCTATTCTGGTCAAGAATCTACCTTTTCTGCTTCTAGGGAGGATTATTACCGCGCCCTAGTGTTCGGAAGCAATTATGTCATTCACACACAAGAGGATCATCATAAAATCCTCAAAGGAATCTCACCGATTATCGTCGATTATGGGGATTACAGGCAAGTAGAAGGCAGCGTGTCTGTAGAGTTTCAAATGGAATCAATACATAATGAAATCGCTGCAGATATTAAAAAAATTATTATGGCTTCCGGTGCTGTTTTCCTTTTTGGAATTGCTGGCAGCTTTCTCCTTTCCAAAAGCATTCGAAAAGACACGCTTGGACTTGAGCCTTTTGAAATATCTGCCTTATATCGGGAGAGAAATGCAGTATTGCAGTCTGTCAAAGAAGGGATGATTGCCTTTGACCACTACGGCACAATTACGATGATTAACCTCTCAGCAAGGGAGTTATTAGATCTACCTCGGATTGTTGAGGGTCAAAACGTATATAATGTAATCTCCTCACCAAAACTACTTGACTTGGTTAATGCAGATAAGGGGTTAGTGAATAAAGAACTTCAATATAAGGATAAGACTGTGATTATTAACAGCAATCCGATTACCGAAGATGGGAAACGAACCGGTACTGTCGTTAGTTTTAGGGATAAAACGGAGATTAAAAAGATGATTGATGCCATTTCCGAGGTCAGACAATATTCAGAGGATCTTAGAGCACAGGCTCATGAATTTACGAGCAAACTGTATGTCATTTTAGGGTTGATACAATTAGGAAAATATGAGGAAGCCATTCAATTGATACAAGAGGAAGCCCATACACAAGAGAAGGTAACCGAAATGTTCTTCAAAGATATTCGCGATGAAAAAATTCAAGCAATTTTGCTTGGCAAATTCGCTAAAGCGTCTGAGAAGAAAATCAACTTCACCATTGAAGATGGCAGTTCACTGGACCCATTGCCAGAGCATATTCATTTATCACCGCTGATTGTGATGTTAGGGAACCTCATCAACAATGCTTTTGAAGCTGTCTCTGATCAAAAGAATAAGGATGTTTCTTTCTTCGTAACAGACTTAGGAAACGATATCGTTTTTGAGATTGCCGACCGTGGCAAAGGACTCAAAGAAGGAATGGAGCAGCATATCTTTCAAAAGGGGATTTCCTCTAAAGGCGATAATCGTGGATATGGTCTTGCCAATGTAAGAGAGGAAGTGGACATGTTAAAGGGGTCTATCGAAATAAGCAGTCGCGAACATGAAGGAACCATTTTTACAATAATCCTTCCTAAAAGTGTGTGTTCAAAAAGTTGA
- the tcuA gene encoding FAD-dependent tricarballylate dehydrogenase TcuA, whose product MSNHSTHSSSYDLVVVGAGNAALCAAISAREAGANVLVLEKAPEHKRGGNSYFTDGAIRFAYNDLSDIRKLMPDLSDEEAANIVMPEYSTNNYYDDLLRVTGGKSTPELANHLVNESYQTISWMREHGVEFELNYNNQSFEKEGQYHFWGGLPVKTKNIGMGLMKTLFERAEKLGVDVWYDSQAIELKTENNQITSIVLAQNEQTVEISTASAVLACGSFEANKQMRAEHIGKEWEAAIVRGTEFNTGDGLTMALAIGAQRHGEWAGCHSIGTDYNAPKVGDFTKPGDIFKKHSYPLSIMLNKEGKRFVDEGADFRNYTYAKYGREILKQPDHVAYQFYDQQVRPMLRKEYNLEEATYYQADTLEELVEKLDVNKEQFLKTISEYNDAVKEGYYNPTVKDGKGTTDLTPPKTNWALPIEQGPFYAFPVTCGITFAFGGLHVNTEGEVLNEDREPISGLFAAGEMVGGIFYGNYPGGSGLMSGAVFGKTAGASAASYVQNKNTNITS is encoded by the coding sequence ATGTCAAATCACTCTACACACTCATCAAGCTATGATTTAGTTGTCGTTGGAGCAGGAAATGCCGCCTTGTGTGCGGCCATTTCCGCCCGCGAAGCTGGGGCAAATGTATTAGTTCTTGAAAAAGCACCAGAACATAAACGTGGCGGCAACTCGTATTTCACCGATGGCGCGATTCGTTTTGCCTACAATGACCTTAGTGACATAAGAAAGCTTATGCCTGATTTATCGGATGAGGAAGCTGCCAACATTGTCATGCCTGAATATAGCACGAACAATTACTATGATGATTTATTGAGAGTGACTGGTGGGAAAAGTACCCCAGAATTAGCGAACCATTTAGTCAACGAATCTTATCAAACGATCTCCTGGATGAGAGAGCATGGTGTTGAATTTGAGCTAAATTACAACAATCAATCTTTTGAAAAAGAAGGACAATACCACTTCTGGGGCGGGCTTCCTGTAAAAACGAAGAACATTGGTATGGGATTGATGAAAACATTATTTGAACGAGCTGAGAAACTAGGAGTTGACGTTTGGTACGACTCACAAGCGATTGAACTTAAAACGGAGAACAATCAGATCACATCTATTGTTCTCGCACAAAACGAGCAAACCGTTGAAATATCTACAGCCAGCGCTGTGCTTGCGTGTGGAAGCTTTGAAGCCAATAAACAGATGCGTGCAGAGCATATAGGTAAGGAATGGGAAGCAGCGATTGTCCGGGGCACGGAATTTAACACAGGTGACGGATTAACAATGGCCCTTGCGATTGGCGCCCAAAGGCATGGCGAATGGGCAGGTTGCCATTCGATTGGAACAGACTACAATGCTCCAAAGGTGGGGGACTTCACGAAGCCTGGGGACATTTTTAAAAAACATTCCTACCCATTAAGCATTATGCTCAATAAAGAGGGCAAACGATTTGTCGATGAAGGAGCCGATTTCAGAAATTATACCTATGCTAAATATGGCAGGGAAATACTAAAGCAGCCTGATCACGTTGCTTATCAATTCTACGACCAGCAAGTCCGTCCGATGCTGCGTAAAGAATACAACCTTGAGGAAGCCACCTATTATCAGGCCGACACACTTGAAGAGTTAGTGGAGAAACTAGATGTGAACAAGGAACAGTTTCTCAAAACAATCTCAGAATATAATGATGCGGTAAAAGAAGGCTACTACAACCCAACCGTCAAAGATGGAAAAGGAACAACAGACCTTACACCGCCAAAAACAAATTGGGCTCTGCCCATTGAGCAAGGACCCTTCTATGCCTTCCCTGTCACATGCGGCATTACCTTTGCGTTTGGGGGATTGCACGTTAACACAGAAGGCGAAGTGTTAAATGAAGATCGTGAGCCGATTTCAGGATTATTTGCTGCTGGGGAAATGGTCGGCGGCATCTTCTATGGGAATTATCCTGGAGGATCTGGATTAATGTCAGGAGCGGTTTTTGGTAAAACGGCCGGTGCTTCCGCCGCCTCTTACGTACAAAACAAAAATACAAACATCACTTCTTAA
- a CDS encoding tripartite tricarboxylate transporter TctB family protein, which produces MKTIKMGVPTFLIIFSIVFLIASLNLPKANLGNPNAPIYFPAGLSIIMLIFSVIYFFQELKNFHKENEYIKQILSGRTPKLIGFTLLFGGIYALIFDRIGFLFSTIIYLGALLFYINGLKKWLVNIIVTISFSFISWYAFSVLLGVSLP; this is translated from the coding sequence GTGAAAACCATTAAAATGGGCGTCCCTACCTTCTTAATTATATTCAGTATCGTTTTCCTAATCGCCTCACTCAATCTACCAAAGGCGAACTTAGGTAACCCAAATGCACCTATTTATTTTCCGGCAGGATTAAGTATCATCATGTTAATTTTTAGTGTCATTTATTTCTTTCAAGAACTGAAGAACTTTCATAAAGAAAATGAATATATCAAACAGATCCTTTCTGGAAGAACACCTAAATTGATTGGATTTACTCTCCTGTTCGGTGGGATTTATGCCTTAATTTTTGACCGCATCGGTTTCCTATTCTCAACCATCATTTACTTAGGTGCCCTTCTCTTTTATATTAATGGCCTGAAAAAATGGCTGGTTAATATCATTGTTACTATTAGTTTCTCATTTATTTCATGGTATGCATTTAGTGTATTACTTGGAGTCAGTTTACCTTAG
- a CDS encoding tripartite tricarboxylate transporter substrate binding protein gives MRKFGMIPLLLLLLLMTACSGNASSSQEYPTKNLEIVAPASPGGGWDLTARSLKKVLSGQGLVEENINVINKPGGGGEVGWKYLENQDAHSLAVNSSLVLTNNLLGQSELTYKDFTPIATLATEWQSLAVPKDSKFKSAKEFMEALKKDPSSIKIGVGPGLGNDDHLSIVQAASEYGIDPSKLNFLVYEGGGDVVTALLGGHVDAVTTSLSEVKDQHIADKLEILAVSSEKPIEGIEDVPTWKEQGVDLVFPHWRGLMGPPDMTEEQIAFWDEKLSKMVETEEWKKVLKNNDWEGFYKNSEETKAFLQEQHDLYKQLIEDSGLVN, from the coding sequence ATGCGAAAGTTTGGAATGATTCCTCTATTATTACTTCTTCTCTTGATGACAGCCTGTTCAGGAAATGCTTCAAGCAGTCAGGAATATCCTACCAAAAATCTTGAGATTGTAGCACCCGCTTCACCAGGCGGCGGATGGGACTTAACTGCACGTTCACTTAAAAAAGTTCTTTCCGGACAAGGTTTGGTTGAAGAGAACATTAATGTCATTAATAAACCAGGCGGCGGTGGAGAAGTTGGATGGAAATACTTAGAAAACCAGGATGCCCACTCCCTAGCTGTTAACTCAAGCCTAGTGTTAACAAACAATCTTCTGGGTCAGAGTGAGTTGACTTACAAAGATTTCACTCCAATCGCTACACTAGCCACAGAATGGCAATCCCTTGCTGTTCCTAAAGATTCGAAATTTAAGTCAGCTAAAGAATTCATGGAAGCATTAAAGAAAGATCCTAGTTCTATCAAAATCGGTGTAGGCCCTGGGCTCGGAAATGATGACCACCTCTCGATCGTCCAAGCTGCCAGCGAATATGGCATAGACCCCTCCAAGTTGAACTTCCTTGTTTATGAGGGTGGCGGAGATGTCGTAACAGCCCTGCTTGGTGGTCATGTTGACGCAGTAACTACCTCACTATCTGAAGTAAAAGATCAGCACATTGCTGACAAACTTGAGATTTTAGCCGTGTCCTCTGAGAAACCAATCGAAGGAATCGAAGATGTACCGACTTGGAAAGAGCAAGGAGTCGACTTGGTCTTCCCTCACTGGAGAGGTCTGATGGGACCACCTGATATGACAGAAGAACAAATTGCTTTCTGGGATGAGAAATTAAGCAAAATGGTAGAAACAGAAGAATGGAAGAAAGTCTTAAAAAACAATGACTGGGAAGGTTTTTACAAAAATAGCGAAGAAACAAAAGCCTTTTTACAAGAACAGCATGATTTATACAAACAACTCATAGAAGACTCTGGATTAGTTAACTAA